GCACCGGAGATATACAACTTTTGTATGCCGATACAAACTGCGGATCAGGCAACACCTGAAGAATATTAGCATATTCTAATATGAATCACAACTGCCGGTTCAGGATGGGTTAAGGCAGTCTGCAGCAGACTCTTCTACAAGGAGTCCGGCCAATTGGCATAATAGGGCATGAATTCGTTCATGCCAGGTTGCTTATATGAATGCTCAAATCAAGAATTGCCTGATGGTGCTGTTGACAATATTGTGCCTTTGGTCGTTTTCAGCCATGGCCGGGGGCAGGGAGAGTGGAAGGAAGCCCGACCATCATTACAAAGCCGAGGCTGCCATGCGGAAGAAGGAATTCCGCCGAGGCATCAGTCTGGACGAGGCAGTGAGCCGGGTGAGAGCAGAAACCTCTGGTCGGGTTCTGTCAGTCCAGGAACTGGATTCGGAGTATCGGGTTTGCCTGTTGACTCCGGACGGTGTGGTCAGGCGCCTGCGCATCGATCCGGCAACCGGCGAAATACTGCGGTAGTCCCTGCATCATGCATTTACTGTTG
This sequence is a window from Thiolapillus brandeum. Protein-coding genes within it:
- a CDS encoding PepSY domain-containing protein; translation: MRKKEFRRGISLDEAVSRVRAETSGRVLSVQELDSEYRVCLLTPDGVVRRLRIDPATGEILR